One region of Bacillus pumilus genomic DNA includes:
- the ald gene encoding alanine dehydrogenase → MIIGIPKEIKNNENRVALTPGAASQLLSAGHQILIETNAGFGSGFTDDDYVSVGAEILDQAKDVWASSDMIMKVKEPLPEEYSYFREGLILFTYLHLAAEPSLAEALKQKGVTAIAYETVTDGKSLPLLTPMSEVAGRMAAQIGAQFLEKPKGGKGILLAGVPGVSRGKVTIIGGGVVGTNAAKMAIGLGADVTLIDVNAERLRQLDDQFGHQMKTLMSNPVNIADSVSEADLLICAVLIPGAKAPTLVTEEMVKQMKPGSVIVDVAIDQGGIVETIDHITTHDQPTYEKHGILHYAVANMPGAVPRTSTVALTNVTVPYALQIANKGAAKAIQENKAIAEGVNVMNGHITYEAVARDLGYDYVPVHQAIDASSMTEA, encoded by the coding sequence GCTGGACATCAGATTTTGATTGAAACAAACGCTGGTTTTGGAAGCGGATTCACTGATGACGATTATGTATCTGTTGGTGCAGAAATTCTTGATCAAGCGAAAGATGTGTGGGCATCTTCTGATATGATCATGAAGGTAAAAGAACCATTACCTGAGGAATATTCATATTTCAGAGAAGGACTCATCTTATTTACGTACCTGCATCTTGCCGCAGAGCCCTCCTTGGCTGAAGCGTTAAAACAAAAAGGCGTTACAGCTATTGCTTATGAAACAGTAACGGACGGAAAATCACTCCCTCTCTTAACACCTATGTCTGAGGTGGCAGGCAGAATGGCCGCCCAAATCGGTGCACAATTTTTAGAAAAGCCAAAAGGCGGTAAAGGCATCTTGCTCGCAGGCGTACCAGGGGTATCAAGAGGGAAGGTCACGATTATAGGCGGCGGTGTTGTTGGAACAAACGCAGCGAAAATGGCGATTGGACTTGGCGCAGATGTCACTCTGATTGACGTAAACGCAGAACGCTTACGTCAGCTGGACGATCAATTTGGTCATCAAATGAAAACGTTAATGTCTAACCCTGTCAACATCGCCGATTCAGTCAGCGAGGCAGACCTTCTCATTTGTGCGGTGCTGATCCCAGGTGCCAAAGCGCCGACGCTTGTGACGGAAGAAATGGTGAAGCAAATGAAGCCCGGTTCCGTCATCGTAGACGTAGCCATTGACCAAGGCGGCATTGTCGAAACCATAGATCATATCACAACACATGATCAACCTACTTATGAAAAACACGGTATTTTACATTATGCTGTCGCCAATATGCCTGGAGCCGTTCCACGGACATCGACTGTTGCTTTAACGAATGTCACCGTTCCCTACGCACTGCAAATTGCTAATAAAGGCGCTGCAAAAGCCATTCAAGAAAACAAAGCCATCGCAGAAGGTGTCAATGTCATGAACGGACATATCACATATGAAGCCGTCGCTCGTGATCTCGGCTATGATTATGTACCTGTTCATCAAGCGATCGATGCGTCCTCTATGACAGAAGCTTAA
- a CDS encoding biotin transporter BioY, producing MQQKTRTADFVLVGMFAALMAIGANITSIVPFLQVGGIPLTMQPFFCVLAGLLLGRRLGALAMIVYALVGIAGAPVFAQFSAGFGVILGKSGGFVLSYIPAAWLAGFILEKRKNPGFGRFLLAAIAGTTVMYVIGTTYTYLALNVWLNAPISYQTTWFFMIWFMVKDYALTILLAMLAPKIYRSVSKATSFRKQQAAS from the coding sequence ATGCAACAGAAAACAAGAACCGCTGATTTTGTGCTAGTCGGAATGTTTGCTGCACTCATGGCGATTGGAGCCAATATCACATCCATTGTGCCGTTTTTACAAGTCGGCGGAATTCCACTTACGATGCAGCCATTTTTTTGTGTACTTGCTGGTCTTTTGCTCGGCAGACGGCTTGGTGCTTTAGCGATGATTGTATATGCCTTGGTCGGAATTGCTGGCGCACCTGTATTCGCACAGTTTTCAGCAGGCTTTGGGGTGATTTTAGGCAAAAGCGGTGGTTTTGTCTTATCGTATATTCCTGCTGCCTGGCTAGCTGGATTCATTTTAGAAAAAAGAAAAAATCCTGGATTTGGCCGCTTTTTACTTGCAGCTATTGCAGGTACGACCGTCATGTATGTGATCGGAACGACTTATACGTACCTCGCATTAAATGTGTGGCTGAATGCCCCGATTTCTTATCAAACCACGTGGTTCTTTATGATCTGGTTTATGGTGAAAGATTACGCATTGACGATATTACTTGCGATGCTGGCACCTAAAATTTATCGCTCTGTTTCAAAAGCCACGTCCTTTCGAAAACAACAAGCCGCATCATAA
- a CDS encoding sporulation protein, with protein sequence MSFFKKLAASAGIGAAKVDTILEKNTYYPGQEVRGTVHAKGGKISQDIRYINVKIETQYVIVKDDEERRKYANIYTLRVTDSFTIQPGEKHEFPFSFILPIDTPMTIGKVEIAVETDLDIQGGIDKSDYDRIFVEAHPWVKNVLEATRNLGFHLNEADCEQAPYFQRRLPFVQEFEFIPTSDDYRYMLDELELIFLIDEGGLDIVFEVDRRARGLRGWLEEMYHDGEQLVRYRFSPSDLEDVEVLEGMLEGIIDQYAE encoded by the coding sequence ATGTCATTTTTTAAAAAGCTAGCGGCAAGTGCAGGGATTGGTGCGGCAAAGGTAGATACCATTTTGGAGAAAAACACTTATTATCCTGGACAAGAGGTAAGGGGAACTGTCCATGCAAAAGGCGGGAAAATCTCTCAGGACATCCGCTATATCAATGTCAAGATTGAAACACAGTATGTGATTGTGAAAGATGATGAAGAGCGTAGAAAATATGCGAACATCTATACTTTACGGGTGACGGATTCTTTTACCATCCAGCCTGGCGAAAAGCATGAATTTCCGTTCTCATTTATTCTTCCTATTGATACCCCGATGACGATCGGAAAAGTAGAAATTGCCGTAGAGACGGACCTTGATATCCAAGGCGGAATTGATAAATCGGACTATGATCGCATTTTCGTTGAAGCACATCCTTGGGTGAAAAATGTGCTAGAAGCCACTAGAAATCTTGGCTTCCACTTGAACGAAGCAGACTGTGAACAAGCACCTTACTTCCAGCGTCGTCTTCCATTTGTTCAAGAATTTGAGTTTATTCCGACATCAGATGACTATCGTTATATGCTTGATGAATTAGAGCTAATTTTTTTGATAGATGAAGGTGGATTAGACATTGTTTTCGAAGTCGACCGCAGAGCAAGAGGACTCAGAGGGTGGCTTGAGGAGATGTATCATGATGGAGAACAGCTTGTGCGCTACCGCTTCAGTCCATCAGATCTTGAAGATGTAGAAGTGCTTGAAGGGATGCTAGAAGGAATCATCGACCAATACGCTGAATAA
- a CDS encoding Na+/H+ antiporter family protein — protein MNAVVLAVVLMLILSLLRVNVVIALALGALAGGLAGGLGLGGTVEAFTDGLGGNATVAISYALLGAFAAALTKTGLPDAMVEGAVKLLGKEGDSRRKTLSKVLIILVILIVSCFSQNVVPVHIAFIPVLIPPLLKVFNELQIDRRLLACVMTFGLTAPYILLPVGFGQIFHGMLRDNMKDAGLAVNLADIPYAMLIPVGGMVLGLIVSLFMYRKPKVYEDRDITDVEKSAYTTKSLFFAGLAILVSLIVQLYLSQSLGVEGMIFGALAGLLVLFVTGMMKRDEADQLITSGMNMMAFIGFVMLVAAGFANVLTKTGDIETLVKASSQFIGNSQSLAAILMLLVGLLVTMGIGSSFATIPIITTIFVPLCLHLGFSPMATIAIIGSAAAVGDAGSPASDSTLGPTSGLNMDGQHHHIWGTCVPTFIYYNIPLVLFGWLAAIIL, from the coding sequence ATGAATGCAGTTGTTTTAGCGGTTGTTTTAATGTTGATATTAAGCTTGCTGCGGGTCAATGTCGTGATTGCGCTGGCACTCGGTGCTTTAGCTGGCGGACTTGCAGGTGGATTAGGCCTGGGAGGAACAGTGGAAGCCTTTACTGACGGGCTCGGAGGAAATGCGACAGTGGCGATTAGTTATGCGCTTTTAGGGGCATTTGCTGCGGCGCTGACAAAAACGGGTCTTCCAGATGCCATGGTTGAAGGAGCAGTGAAGCTTTTAGGAAAAGAAGGCGACTCAAGAAGAAAAACATTATCAAAAGTACTGATCATTCTTGTGATTTTGATCGTATCTTGTTTTTCACAAAACGTCGTTCCTGTTCACATTGCCTTTATTCCGGTCTTAATTCCGCCATTATTAAAAGTGTTTAACGAGCTTCAAATTGACCGTAGACTGCTAGCGTGTGTCATGACCTTCGGACTCACTGCACCATATATTTTACTTCCAGTCGGTTTTGGACAGATTTTCCACGGAATGCTCCGTGACAATATGAAGGATGCAGGTCTAGCTGTGAATTTAGCAGATATTCCATATGCCATGCTGATCCCTGTTGGTGGGATGGTACTAGGATTGATCGTCTCTCTATTCATGTATCGTAAGCCAAAAGTATATGAGGATCGCGATATTACAGATGTAGAGAAATCAGCCTATACGACAAAAAGTCTATTCTTTGCCGGTCTTGCCATTCTCGTGTCATTGATTGTCCAGCTCTATCTGTCTCAAAGCCTTGGCGTGGAAGGGATGATCTTCGGTGCACTTGCAGGACTGCTTGTCTTGTTTGTGACCGGAATGATGAAACGTGATGAAGCAGATCAACTGATTACATCAGGAATGAACATGATGGCATTTATCGGTTTTGTCATGCTTGTTGCGGCTGGATTTGCCAACGTTTTAACCAAAACAGGAGACATTGAAACGCTTGTTAAAGCATCTTCACAATTTATCGGCAACAGCCAAAGTCTCGCGGCCATTTTAATGCTGCTTGTGGGTCTGCTTGTGACAATGGGGATCGGATCATCATTTGCCACGATTCCAATTATTACGACCATCTTTGTTCCACTTTGTTTACACCTTGGATTTAGTCCAATGGCGACCATTGCCATTATTGGTTCAGCTGCGGCTGTTGGTGATGCAGGTTCACCTGCAAGTGACAGTACGCTTGGACCGACATCTGGATTGAACATGGATGGACAGCATCACCACATTTGGGGTACATGTGTCCCGACTTTTATCTATTATAATATCCCGCTTGTTCTATTCGGCTGGCTTGCAGCGATTATCCTGTAA
- a CDS encoding leucyl aminopeptidase, with protein MFFSTNEWQHKDTLAIGLFQKSQLSGKAKEMDELLEGRITELLKEGDISSKRNQLSKFFPSPETGIKRIYFVGLGKESDYTFEEAKEGFAHLFKKLHQDKKQAVSVFLDTFIGKDLPAQDAAHALSESCLLATYELQDFKHKTNEPDRFIEFVYAMTDHDTTEIQASLKVGEVYGQSVNSARTLVNMPPNMLTSSDLASYAAELAYKYEFEIEILDKEQMEELGMGGILAVNRGSTEPPKLIVLKYQGKEEWTDVIGLVGKGITYDTGGYSLKPRASMVGMKTDMGGSASVLGAMEIIGELRPEQNVIAVIASTDNMISADAMKPDDVIVSLSGKTIEVLNTDAEGRLVLADGVTYAKQHGASVLVDVATLTGGVIVALGNETTGVMTNNDELYAQFKEASEECGEMIWQLPITEKDKKRVRNSKMADLNNSPGRDGHAIMAGAFIGEFAEDTPWVHLDIAGTATTEKPSCFGPTGATGVMVRSLATFVERFEGKK; from the coding sequence ATGTTTTTCTCGACAAATGAATGGCAACATAAAGATACACTGGCGATCGGACTTTTTCAAAAGAGCCAATTATCAGGAAAAGCAAAGGAAATGGATGAATTACTTGAAGGACGAATCACTGAATTATTAAAAGAAGGCGATATTTCATCTAAACGAAATCAGCTTTCGAAGTTTTTCCCATCCCCTGAAACAGGCATCAAACGCATTTATTTTGTCGGGCTTGGGAAGGAATCAGATTACACGTTTGAAGAGGCAAAAGAAGGATTTGCCCATTTATTTAAAAAGCTTCATCAAGATAAAAAGCAAGCGGTTTCGGTCTTTCTGGACACGTTTATTGGAAAGGATCTGCCTGCCCAAGATGCAGCCCATGCCCTTTCTGAAAGCTGCCTTTTAGCTACATATGAATTACAAGATTTTAAACATAAAACAAATGAGCCGGATCGCTTCATCGAATTTGTTTATGCAATGACGGATCATGATACGACTGAAATTCAGGCAAGTCTGAAAGTGGGCGAGGTCTACGGACAGTCCGTCAATTCGGCTCGTACCCTTGTGAATATGCCGCCGAACATGCTCACATCCTCTGATCTGGCTTCGTACGCGGCAGAGCTTGCGTATAAATACGAATTTGAGATTGAAATTTTAGATAAAGAACAAATGGAAGAGCTCGGGATGGGCGGGATTCTAGCTGTCAATAGAGGCTCAACAGAACCACCAAAGCTCATCGTTCTGAAATATCAAGGCAAGGAAGAATGGACGGACGTGATTGGGCTTGTCGGTAAAGGCATCACATATGATACTGGTGGCTATTCGTTAAAGCCAAGAGCCAGTATGGTTGGGATGAAAACGGATATGGGCGGCTCAGCCTCTGTTTTAGGTGCTATGGAAATCATCGGTGAACTGCGCCCAGAACAAAATGTCATTGCTGTCATTGCCTCGACAGACAATATGATCTCGGCTGACGCTATGAAGCCGGATGACGTCATTGTGTCGCTTAGCGGTAAAACAATCGAAGTGCTGAATACGGATGCAGAAGGCCGTCTTGTTTTAGCAGATGGGGTGACATATGCGAAGCAGCACGGTGCCTCTGTTCTTGTAGACGTGGCGACATTAACAGGCGGAGTCATTGTGGCACTTGGAAATGAGACAACAGGCGTCATGACAAATAACGATGAACTGTATGCCCAGTTTAAAGAGGCATCAGAAGAATGCGGTGAAATGATTTGGCAGCTGCCAATCACTGAAAAAGATAAAAAGCGCGTACGAAACAGCAAAATGGCAGATCTCAATAACTCACCAGGACGTGATGGACATGCGATCATGGCAGGAGCTTTCATCGGTGAATTTGCTGAGGATACGCCTTGGGTTCACTTGGATATTGCAGGAACAGCCACAACAGAAAAGCCTTCATGCTTTGGGCCAACAGGGGCGACAGGTGTGATGGTACGGTCATTGGCCACATTTGTGGAACGATTTGAAGGAAAGAAATAA
- a CDS encoding divergent PAP2 family protein, producing the protein MSVLTNFPLLASLAAIFFAQFVKVPIQFIISRRLDWSLITSTGGMPSSHSAAVTALSTAVALEHGLNTSIFAISAIFAIITMFDATGVRRQAGEQATVLNKLVTDFNRFVSEAKNFPSAEEKEKQKKLKELLGHKPIEVFFGGLTGILLTLILDYYFM; encoded by the coding sequence ATGAGCGTACTGACGAATTTTCCGCTGCTTGCCAGCCTTGCAGCCATCTTTTTTGCTCAATTTGTAAAAGTACCGATTCAATTTATCATTTCTAGACGACTAGATTGGTCGCTCATTACAAGCACAGGCGGAATGCCAAGTTCACACTCCGCAGCCGTAACAGCACTCTCAACAGCAGTGGCTTTAGAGCACGGGCTAAATACATCAATCTTTGCGATTTCCGCCATCTTTGCGATTATTACCATGTTTGATGCGACAGGTGTGCGCAGACAGGCAGGAGAACAGGCAACTGTACTGAACAAGCTGGTAACAGATTTTAACCGATTTGTTTCTGAAGCAAAGAATTTCCCGAGTGCGGAAGAAAAAGAAAAGCAAAAGAAATTGAAAGAGCTTCTTGGTCATAAGCCGATTGAAGTCTTCTTTGGCGGCTTAACAGGGATCTTGCTGACACTTATCTTAGATTATTACTTCATGTAG
- a CDS encoding 3D domain-containing protein — protein MKTWMKRLFMTALFMLALLTSFTGISGVEPSDVAAWVKETDPGKQVSSFFQQQKRETMALKSDDLRAISLEEAFNWNDYPKQKVVATGYTAGVESTGKTKEHHAYGITYSGVKVKRDLYSTVAADPSVFPIGTVLFIPNYGYGVVADTGKAIKGHKLDLYYETVDDVYREWGKKVLDVYIIKKGEGTLTEKDLNQLNEAKSMQVFRQQFQANKE, from the coding sequence ATGAAAACATGGATGAAACGATTGTTCATGACAGCCCTTTTTATGCTTGCTCTTTTGACAAGCTTTACGGGCATATCTGGAGTTGAACCAAGTGATGTAGCTGCCTGGGTGAAAGAGACTGATCCTGGCAAGCAAGTATCTTCTTTTTTCCAACAGCAAAAAAGAGAAACGATGGCACTCAAAAGTGATGACTTGCGGGCTATTTCTCTCGAAGAAGCGTTCAATTGGAACGATTACCCGAAGCAAAAGGTTGTCGCCACAGGCTATACAGCAGGTGTGGAATCAACAGGTAAAACGAAGGAACACCATGCATATGGCATTACATATTCAGGCGTCAAAGTGAAACGTGATTTATATTCAACTGTGGCTGCGGACCCATCAGTCTTTCCGATTGGAACGGTACTCTTTATCCCAAACTATGGCTACGGAGTGGTCGCAGATACGGGAAAAGCCATTAAAGGTCATAAGCTTGATTTATACTATGAAACCGTAGATGATGTGTATAGAGAATGGGGTAAAAAAGTGCTCGATGTGTATATCATTAAAAAGGGCGAAGGAACGTTAACGGAAAAAGACTTAAACCAGCTTAATGAAGCAAAATCAATGCAAGTATTCCGTCAGCAGTTTCAAGCCAATAAAGAATAA
- a CDS encoding YuiB family protein: MISLPVVIISVILFFVLFFGIGFLLNMLLRMSWIMAILYPIVCLFIINNQKMIAYVREPGIAFSGIGDRIVSLAAADIIILLSGLIGAIASGFVINALRKRGYQMF; the protein is encoded by the coding sequence GTGATCAGTTTACCAGTCGTTATTATTTCCGTTATTTTATTTTTCGTGTTATTCTTCGGCATTGGCTTTTTGCTCAATATGCTGCTGAGAATGTCATGGATTATGGCTATTTTATATCCAATTGTATGCCTTTTCATTATCAACAATCAAAAGATGATTGCTTATGTCAGAGAACCGGGCATCGCTTTTTCAGGAATAGGGGACCGCATTGTCTCTTTAGCAGCGGCTGATATCATTATTTTGTTAAGCGGTCTGATTGGTGCAATTGCATCAGGTTTTGTCATTAATGCACTTCGAAAAAGAGGGTATCAAATGTTTTAA
- a CDS encoding YuiA family protein, whose amino-acid sequence MNAHTKEKKSTCQYCSGKGYFQLLLGGSETCEECKGTGKKL is encoded by the coding sequence ATGAATGCACATACAAAAGAAAAGAAGTCCACCTGTCAATATTGTTCGGGGAAAGGATATTTTCAGCTATTGCTCGGCGGATCTGAAACATGTGAGGAATGTAAAGGGACAGGAAAGAAGCTTTAA
- a CDS encoding NAD(P)/FAD-dependent oxidoreductase: MPVNKPKIVVLGAGYGGLMTVTRLTKQLGTNDADITLVNKHNYHYETTWLHEASAGTLHHDRCRYQIKDVINSSRVNFVQATVESINKEEKKVVTSDGELSYDYLVVALGAVPETFGIAGLKEYAFSISNINSARQLREHIELQFATYNTEAEKRPERLTIVVGGAGFTGIEFLGELGNRVPELCKEYDIDQKDVRIICVEAAPTALPGFDPALIDYAMNYLQGKGVEFKIGTAIKECTPEGIIVGKDDDTEEIKAETVVWAAGVRGNPIVEEAGFENMRGRVKVSPDLRVPENDDVFIIGDCSLIINEEINRPYPPTAQIAMQQGETVAKNLAALVKGGSLESFKPDIKGTVASLGEHDAVGVAFGKKLQGTKASAMKKIIDNRSLFMVGGPGLVLKKGKFKFF, translated from the coding sequence ATTCCAGTGAATAAACCGAAAATCGTTGTATTAGGTGCAGGTTATGGCGGATTAATGACTGTAACAAGATTAACAAAACAGCTTGGCACAAATGATGCGGACATTACTCTTGTGAACAAGCATAATTATCATTACGAAACAACATGGTTACATGAAGCAAGTGCAGGTACACTTCATCATGACCGCTGTCGTTATCAAATCAAAGATGTGATTAACAGTTCCCGTGTCAACTTTGTACAAGCAACAGTTGAAAGCATTAATAAGGAAGAGAAGAAAGTCGTGACATCAGATGGCGAACTTTCTTACGACTACCTTGTTGTTGCGCTTGGTGCTGTTCCTGAAACATTTGGTATTGCAGGACTGAAAGAATACGCATTCTCAATCTCTAACATCAACTCTGCTCGTCAGCTTCGTGAGCATATTGAGCTTCAATTTGCGACGTATAATACGGAAGCTGAAAAACGTCCAGAGCGCTTGACAATCGTTGTCGGCGGTGCGGGCTTTACAGGTATTGAGTTCCTTGGTGAGCTTGGAAACCGTGTGCCTGAGCTTTGCAAAGAGTATGATATTGATCAAAAAGATGTGCGCATCATCTGTGTAGAAGCTGCACCAACAGCTCTTCCAGGATTCGATCCTGCATTGATCGACTATGCAATGAACTACCTTCAAGGTAAAGGCGTTGAGTTCAAAATTGGTACAGCGATCAAAGAATGTACGCCAGAAGGCATCATTGTTGGAAAAGACGATGATACTGAAGAAATCAAAGCTGAAACTGTTGTTTGGGCTGCTGGTGTACGCGGTAACCCAATCGTTGAAGAAGCTGGATTTGAAAACATGCGCGGACGCGTAAAAGTATCTCCAGATCTTCGTGTACCAGAAAATGATGATGTATTCATCATCGGTGACTGTTCATTGATCATCAATGAAGAAATCAACCGTCCATACCCACCAACTGCACAAATCGCTATGCAGCAAGGTGAAACAGTAGCGAAAAACCTTGCAGCACTAGTGAAAGGTGGTTCTCTTGAAAGCTTTAAGCCAGACATCAAAGGAACAGTTGCTTCACTTGGTGAACACGACGCTGTAGGTGTTGCGTTTGGTAAAAAACTTCAAGGAACAAAAGCTTCAGCAATGAAGAAAATCATCGACAACCGCTCTTTATTCATGGTTGGCGGACCAGGACTTGTTCTGAAAAAAGGAAAATTCAAGTTCTTCTAA
- the yumC gene encoding ferredoxin--NADP reductase 2: MQEDSKVYDITVIGGGPVGLFTAFYGGMRQASVKIIESLPQLGGQLSALYPEKYIYDVAGFPKIRAQELIDNLKEQMDKFDQTICLEQAVETVEKQADGIFKLVTNQEVHYSKTIIITAGNGAFQPRKLELDAAESFEGSNLHYFINDLNQFAGRRVAVLGGGDSAVDWALMLEPIAKEVSIIHRRDKFRAHEHSVENLHNSKVNVVTPFVPTELIGEDRIEQIVLEEVKGDKKQVLDVDDVIVNFGFVSSLGPIKQWGLEIEKNSIVVKSTMETNIEGFYAAGDICTYEGKVKLIASGFGEAPTAVNNAKAYMDPKARVQPLHSTSLFENK; this comes from the coding sequence ATGCAAGAAGATTCTAAGGTATATGACATTACCGTTATCGGGGGCGGCCCAGTAGGATTGTTTACTGCGTTTTACGGTGGCATGAGACAGGCAAGTGTGAAAATCATTGAAAGCCTTCCTCAGCTCGGCGGTCAATTATCCGCTCTTTACCCTGAAAAATACATTTATGATGTGGCTGGTTTTCCAAAAATCCGCGCACAAGAATTAATTGATAACTTAAAGGAACAAATGGATAAATTTGATCAAACCATTTGCTTAGAGCAAGCAGTTGAAACAGTTGAAAAACAGGCAGATGGTATCTTTAAACTTGTGACAAATCAAGAGGTTCATTATTCTAAAACGATCATCATCACAGCTGGTAACGGTGCATTCCAACCGAGAAAGCTTGAACTAGATGCAGCAGAATCATTTGAAGGAAGCAACCTGCATTACTTCATTAATGATTTGAATCAATTTGCTGGCAGACGTGTCGCTGTTCTTGGCGGCGGAGACTCTGCGGTGGACTGGGCACTGATGCTTGAACCTATCGCAAAAGAGGTTTCCATTATTCACCGCCGCGATAAATTCCGTGCGCATGAGCACAGTGTAGAAAACCTGCACAATTCGAAAGTCAATGTCGTGACGCCATTTGTTCCAACCGAGCTCATTGGTGAAGACCGCATTGAACAGATTGTGCTAGAAGAAGTCAAAGGCGACAAAAAACAAGTGCTTGATGTGGACGACGTGATCGTCAACTTCGGTTTTGTTTCCTCTCTTGGGCCAATTAAGCAATGGGGTCTTGAAATCGAAAAGAACTCGATCGTCGTGAAATCCACAATGGAAACAAACATTGAAGGCTTCTATGCGGCAGGAGACATTTGTACGTATGAAGGAAAAGTCAAATTGATTGCCAGCGGATTTGGTGAAGCACCAACGGCTGTCAACAATGCGAAAGCCTACATGGACCCGAAAGCCCGTGTACAGCCTCTTCATTCCACAAGCTTATTTGAAAACAAATAA
- a CDS encoding MerR family transcriptional regulator has translation MKVKEVAELFGISIRTLHHYDQIGLLIPKEVTDNRYRLYSEENLETLQQILFFRELGFPLKEIKKMMHNPSFEKKEAFILQRKMLIEKRDKFDKMIENIDKTLQHLMGESLYTHKERFENMNMKFSQYGEEARHRWGNETVDQVSSKLNHLSKDEQIELSDSWDSIFNKLASLRNHSLKSKEVQIVIKQWYDFLNENFSYYSLDAFYGLGQLYIQDERFTKNIDQYGEGLASFMSEAMKVFTTLHKRGNSYENYD, from the coding sequence ATGAAAGTAAAAGAAGTAGCTGAATTGTTTGGTATTAGTATTCGGACACTTCATCATTACGATCAGATTGGCTTATTGATTCCGAAAGAAGTCACAGATAATCGTTATCGACTCTATTCAGAAGAAAACCTTGAAACATTACAGCAGATATTATTTTTCAGAGAACTTGGATTTCCATTGAAGGAAATAAAAAAGATGATGCATAATCCTTCATTTGAGAAGAAAGAAGCATTTATTTTACAAAGAAAAATGTTAATAGAGAAACGAGATAAATTTGATAAAATGATCGAAAATATTGATAAGACGCTACAGCATTTGATGGGAGAATCTCTCTACACCCATAAAGAAAGGTTCGAGAATATGAATATGAAATTTAGTCAATATGGAGAAGAAGCTCGTCACCGTTGGGGAAATGAAACTGTTGATCAAGTCAGCTCAAAACTAAATCATTTGTCTAAAGATGAACAAATTGAATTATCTGATAGCTGGGATAGCATATTTAATAAACTAGCCTCTCTTCGCAATCATTCCCTTAAATCCAAAGAGGTGCAAATCGTAATCAAACAATGGTACGACTTTTTAAACGAAAACTTTAGTTATTACTCTCTTGATGCTTTTTACGGTTTAGGCCAACTCTATATTCAAGATGAACGTTTCACAAAGAATATAGATCAATATGGTGAGGGCTTGGCATCATTTATGAGCGAAGCGATGAAAGTCTTTACTACTCTTCATAAAAGAGGGAACAGCTATGAAAATTATGATTGA